The segment TGATGACGATTCCCGCCCGGGTCAGATCCCGGGCCAGTTCGACGGTGAAAATCTGACCGCGCCCCGAGGCCTTGCGGGTTCCGGTGATGGTTACGCCGGTGTCGTGCAGCAAGGTTGCGTTGCCCAGCACGAACAGGGCCGGAGGGGGATCGTGGATGGCAGCCAGCAGCGGGGGATAGTCGGGAGTGCCGGGTATCAGCATGCGGCCTCCGATGGCGTGGAGCCGTTCCAGTTCCCGGGCCATAGGTTGGGAGGGAATCTCCCGGCGGAACCGTTCCAACTGCCGGATCACGCCGGGGCGGATTCCCGGAATGGCGGACAGCTTCGGACGCGTGGCCGTGAGCAGCGCCTCGGGACTGCCCAGATGGCGGATCAGATGGCCGATGGTGGCAGGTCCGATCCCGGGAGATCGGACCAAGCGCAGCCAGTCGATGAGCAGTTCGGAATCCATGGTCTGGTGGTTACGGGGTGCGGACGATATCCCCCCGACGGATGGGTGCCCGGGTCCGGGTGAGCAGCGCCAGGGAGGCCCGGTCGCCGATCTGGATCAAAATGGCCTGTCCGATCTCCGGTTGGGGGGAGGGATCCGGTGGATGGGTGCCCCGGTCATCCCGCAGGACCGGCAAGGTCAATCCCTGGAAGGCGTGGTCCCGCCGACCCAGACCCACGATCACCAGATCATGGGCCGCCGCCTCGTTGCGGCCATCGTGGACCTGGATGACCCGACCGGAGAGGGGATGGGGGGATTGGGCGCGCAGGGTGAAATCCGTGTTCACCGGGTGGGGGAGGTCCAGTTGATCTCCGGGTTCGATGCCCTGAAAGGAGCTGTCCACCAAAGCCAGGGAGACCTGGGGCCCGGACTGCTGCACCCGTGCCGAACCCAGGCGTCTGACCAGTTGTCCCAGCGGTTGGTTGTTGACCGGATCCACCAGCATGGGGCCGGGGCGCAGGATCTCCAGGGGGGTGCCCACAGGCAGAGGGGTGGGATAGCGGATGCGGATCGTATCCCCCTGCCCGATCACCCGACGTTCCCCGATTGCCGCCAGAATCCGTCCCGGTGCCGGGGTGGAGGAGGAGAGGATCCGGTCTCCACGGGCGAGAGCGTGCCGGATCAAAGAGACCGTGGAAGCCGGAATGGCCTGGAGATCATCGACGGGTCGGATGGCGGATTTGGGGGTGATCCGTTCGACCCGCAACGGAGAGGAATCCGTGTCGTCCGCCAGGGCGGGCCAGGAGATGCCGAGCAGCAGGAACAGGACCGGAAACAAGAACATGGCGGAATCGGCTCGCGGCGTCGGGTGGTGGTTGGGGATCGGGCGGACCATGGAGGCGCAGGGGCGCCACGGGAAGGACCCTCGGCTGCAAAAAATCAGGAGTCAACGCCGCGGCCACCGTGGGTCTGGCTTGCTTTCCATGGGGGAATGCGCGCATCATCTCCATAAATGGCCGGATGTGTCAACCAGAAGGCTTGCAAACCTCAACGATTGTCCAAAGTTATGAACAAAAGCAGACGCAGGGGAAAAAGTGAGTTCGATACCCCCTGGAAACGGATCGTGGAGGGGTATTTCCAGGAGTTCATGGCCTTTTTCCTGCCCGAGGCCCATGACGACATCGACTGGTCCCGTGGTCACGAATTCCTGGACAAGGAACTGTCCCGGATGGCCCGGGAGTCGGAGATCGGCGACCGGCAGATGGACAAACTGGTCAAGGTGTGGAAAACCGGTGGCGACGAGCAATGGGTGTTGATTCACGCCGACATCCAGGGGGACCGACAGGAACAGTTCGAGTCACGGATGTATACCTATCAGTATCGGGCCTATGATCTCAAAAAAATGGTGGTGGTGGGTCTGGCCATCCTGACGGACGAATCCCCGGGCTGGCGGCCCGTGGCGTTTCGTCGGACCTTGTGGGGGTCGGAGGTCTGCTACCGGTTCAACACCGTCAAATTGTTGGACTATCAAAACGATCTGGCGGCCCTGGAGCTTTCGGACAACCCCTTCGCCGTGGTGGTGCTGGCCCACCTGAAGGCCAAAGAGACCCGAACCGAACCGGAAGCCCGCTATCAAGCCAAATGGCGGCTGATGCGCACCTTGTATCAACGGGGTTTTTCGAGAAACCGGATCATTGATCTTTTCACTTTTGTCGACTGGGTTCTTGCACTGACCGATGCGTTTGAAGAGCGGTTCTGGGATGAACTGAAGCAATTCGAGGAGAGTCGGAAAATGCCATACATCACCAGCGTGGAACGGATTGGACAAAAGAGGGGCAGGCTGGAAGGCAGGCTGGAAGGCAAGCTGGAAGGCAAAGCCGAAGCCTTGATCGCACTGCTTCAGCGTCGTTTTGGTTCGGATGCGGAGTCGGTGCGCTCCAGGGTGACCGGGGCGGAGGCGCAGGATCTGGAAATCTGGCTGGACCGGATTCTTGAAGCCGATTCGCTGCACGGGGTTTTTCAGTAGGTCAGGACTGGGGCGGGATCGGGGCGGGCGGCAGGGGTCATGAGCCGGGATTCTTCTTGCCGATTCTGGGTTCGGTTCCGGCGAGCAGGCGGCGTATGTTGTCCCGGTGGCGCCAGAAGACCAGCAGGGTGACCAGACCATGGATGGCCGGGGCCAGGGGGGGGGCGGGCAACCAAAAGAGGGAAAGCGGTCCGACGACAAAGGCGCTGAGGGCGGAAAGCGAGGAGATGCGCGCCAGTTTGGCCATGCCCAGCCAAGTGAGGACCATGAGCAGACCCGGCAGCGGGGTCCAGGCGAGCAGACCGCCGAGGGCCACGGCGACCCCTTTTCCCCCCTTGAAGCGCAGATAGACCGGATACAGATGGCCCAGAAAGGCGCAGACCACGGTGGCGGCGGTCTGCCAGGAGTCGGAACCGAACAGCGGAATGGCGATTCCTGCCGCCAGAGCCCCTTTGCCCATGTCGAGGAACAAGACGAGGGCACCGGCCTTGCGTCCGGCCACACGCAGCACATTGGTGGCACCGATGTTGCCGCTCCCCTGGGCGCGAAGATCCCCGACCCCGGCGAAGCGGGCCACGATCAGTCCAAAGGGGACAGCCCCCAGCAGATAGATGGCAACGAGAAAAAGGACATCCTGGGTGTTCATGGCTGGGTGCGTGGTTTGGCCGGGTCGCGGGTCGGGGCGTTTTTCCCCGGATCCGGGGTTTTGGCGGTCGGTTCCCGTCGCCCTTGGGTGGAGGAGAGTTGGTTTTGATTCCACAACTGGGTGATCGCCCCCGGCAGATTGAGCAGCGGTTCCATTTCGCGGGCGTTTTTCATGGCCAAAGCCTTCACGGCCTTGGTGGCCACTTCGCTGGATGAAGGGGTCAGGTTGGTGAAGTGGTTTTCAGAGGACCATTTGCCGAGGATTTTTTGTTCCTGGGCCAGGGCCTGATCCACGGATTGGGGCAGCGTGGCGGCGGCCTTGGTAATCGCCTCCTGCAATTCCGGGGCAAGCCCGTTGAACCAGTTCAGGTTGACCGTCAGAATCATCCAGCCGTGCAGATGGCGGGTATGGTGAAAGGCGGCGGCGCTGGTATTGGCAAAGGCGGTACGGTTGAGCAATTCCGGTGTGGCCACCACGCCCTGGATCCATCCCGAGGCGATGGCTTCGGAAAGATCCGCCGCCGGAGGGAAGGAGGGACGCAGCCCCAGTGCCTGATGAAGTTCGATCATCCACGGGTCGTTGGGTACGCGGGTGGCCAGATCGGTCAGGGTGGGGGAGTGCTCCCCGGATGGTTGTTGGGCGGGACGGAAATTCAACACCCCGTAGAATCCATAAGAGGCGTATCCCAGCACGAGCAGTTTTTTGGTCTTGGCGTGTTCCCGCAGGGCCAGATCCAGAGGCGAACCGACAAAGGCCCGGAGATGCTCCTGACGGGTGAAGAGCAGGGGCGTGGCCAGAGCGCGGAAGGCTGGCAGTTGGCGCGTCAGGGTGAGAACGGAATAGAATCCCCCTTCCAGGTTGCCTTGGAGTTGTTCTTGCAAGGCAGTCTCTTCGGAGCCTTTTTTGCCATTGGCCAGGAGTTCCGGACGGATTTTTTTCCCCGTAGACTCTTCGATGGTTCGGACCATGCGGGTGAGGGCCTGGACATAGGTAACATCCCCTTTGTGGATGGCGGCCAGACGCATGGGGATGAACCCTTCGGCGGGAGCCGGCAGGCTGACGGGTTCGGCGTGGGCCAGGGGGGCGTTCGCGGCCAGAAGCAAACACAAAACCAGGAACGCTGACCAGGGGTGTCGCATGGCGGACCCTCTCTTCGGTGTGCTGACATGAGGCGCAGTCTTGCAAAACCGGATGTTTTTTTTTATCGTGCCTCGATATGCGGTCAAAAATACACGGCGGAATCTCTTTAGAGCAAGGGGGTGTGACGGATGTCCAGATCATTGAACAAGGTGCAACTGATCGGCAACCTGGGCGTGGATCCCGAGGTGCGTTTCACCCAGGATGGCAAACCGGTGGCCACACTGAAAATCGCCACGTCCGAATCCTGGAAGGACCAGCAGGGACAAATGCAGGAAAAGACCGAGTGGCATCGGGTGGTGGCGTTTGGCCGGGTGGCGGAGATTGCCCAGCAGTATCTGCGCAAGGGCAGCAAGCTCTACATCGAAGGCCAGTTGCAGACCCGCAAATGGACCGACAATCAGGGTCAGGAGCGTTACACCACCGAAGTGGTGATCAATCCTTTCGGAGGCCAATTGCTCATGCTGGATGGTCGGGCCGGGGGAGGCGCCGGGCCTCAGGCCGGGGCCTCATCCTATGGCAATCCCCAGAATGCCAATCCCTACGCCCCCCAGCCGGAGCAGACTCCGGAATACCGGTCGGCTCCCCCCGCTCCGCCGCCTCCCATGGCCGCGGGCCGTTCGGCCCCGGGTGGTCGTGGCCAAAGTGCCCCCGCCACCCATCCCCCCCTGGATGACTTTGCCCAGACCCCGAATTTCGACGACGATATTCCGTTTTAAAGGCAGAATCGTGGGGGGTGTCCCACACCGTACCACAGGCGGTCACCGCCTGTGGACCCGCAAGGGGTGAAGAAAGATCGGCTCAACGGGCGGGTGGTTTGGGAGGTTCCGGTTTGTGGGGCGGTTGTCGAACCGGGGGAGGGGGTGTCTTGGGCGCTCCGGCCTCGACGTTGCGGCGGGGAGCCTGGGGAGGCTGGACAGCCGCCGGGGTCTCCCGGGCCGGTGTGGCCCGCTGGAGTGGACGTTGGGGCTTGACCGGTGGTTGGACGGCTTCCGGGGGAGTGGCACCCGGTGGTGGCGGGGTGGTCCCGGATGGTGGGGTTCCCGTCTGAGGGGTTCCGGATGGCGTTTCCACCTGAAGACGACCGAGAAACACGATTTCGTCGAAGGTACGGTTCAGGGTTTTGTTGGTGAAATTTTTCATGGGGGTGCCCTGGGCCCAGATCAGGGTATCTCCCTCCTTGACCCGGGCCGTGGGTCCCGCCAGCCACAGACCAGTGGCGTTGCCGATCTGCACATAGGTGTATCCCCCGGCGTTCAACACGGCGTGGGCTTTGCCCTTGCTGGGGGCGACCACCACCGGTGAGGGGCCGGGCTGCAACGTGCCGACGAACAGAATGGTGGGAAAGGTCTGATTCAACGCCTTGCTGTAGTAGTTCTGCTTGACCGAAAACCGGTCCCAATGCACCACCTCCCCCGGCCTGGGCTTGGCCGGGTTGGTGGCCAGCCAGTGATGAGCGCCATCGGCTTCAATTTTGACATAGGTGTGAACACCGGCCTGTTTGACCTCCACCACCTTGCCGGATTGGGGAGGTTGGGACGGCTGTTGGGGCGACGGCTGGAGAGCCGGAGTGGCGACCGTTGCCGTCTGTTGGGAGGCGGTATCGGGTTTTCGGGGATCGGCCTTTTTGTTCTCTTCGCTTTTGGAACATCCGGTGACGAGGAGACAGGCCAACAGGAGCAGACCTGAGTGTTTCATGTCCCGCACTCCTTCAAGTCGATGCATGGGAAAACAACCTCCCACAGGTCCGCCTTGCCTTGATCACGGTTTGCCCGCTCCTGCCGCTGATTTGTCCGGCAGGGATTTTTCCCGACTGACCTGACCCTTGCCTTCGGGCAGCAGCAACTGCAAACGGAAACGGGTGCTTCCGGCGGGAGGCTTGACGAACAGTACCTGGAACGGCGTGGCGTTGCCTGGGACCAGTTTGTTCATTTTCAGGCGTTTTTCCTCTCCTTGCAATCCGGCCATGGTGCGCAGTGTGGCTTCGCTGCTTTCGTCGAGGAGTTTGTCTTCGATCACGCGGCCCGGATAGCCCATGACCGAACCGACCTCCATGCCCGCCTCGTCCAGCAGCACCACCCGAATTCCCGGTACGGTCCGCACCACCCGACCGGTGTTCACCAGGGAACCGGAAACCGTCAGGAGCATGCCATGGGGATAACGTCGCCACTCCCCTTTGGCCTCGGTGAAACGGTAGTCGCTGAACAGGTCGAAC is part of the Magnetococcales bacterium genome and harbors:
- the ssb gene encoding single-stranded DNA-binding protein, coding for MSRSLNKVQLIGNLGVDPEVRFTQDGKPVATLKIATSESWKDQQGQMQEKTEWHRVVAFGRVAEIAQQYLRKGSKLYIEGQLQTRKWTDNQGQERYTTEVVINPFGGQLLMLDGRAGGGAGPQAGASSYGNPQNANPYAPQPEQTPEYRSAPPAPPPPMAAGRSAPGGRGQSAPATHPPLDDFAQTPNFDDDIPF
- the dctP gene encoding TRAP transporter substrate-binding protein DctP translates to MRHPWSAFLVLCLLLAANAPLAHAEPVSLPAPAEGFIPMRLAAIHKGDVTYVQALTRMVRTIEESTGKKIRPELLANGKKGSEETALQEQLQGNLEGGFYSVLTLTRQLPAFRALATPLLFTRQEHLRAFVGSPLDLALREHAKTKKLLVLGYASYGFYGVLNFRPAQQPSGEHSPTLTDLATRVPNDPWMIELHQALGLRPSFPPAADLSEAIASGWIQGVVATPELLNRTAFANTSAAAFHHTRHLHGWMILTVNLNWFNGLAPELQEAITKAAATLPQSVDQALAQEQKILGKWSSENHFTNLTPSSSEVATKAVKALAMKNAREMEPLLNLPGAITQLWNQNQLSSTQGRREPTAKTPDPGKNAPTRDPAKPRTQP
- a CDS encoding cytosolic protein, whose translation is MNKSRRRGKSEFDTPWKRIVEGYFQEFMAFFLPEAHDDIDWSRGHEFLDKELSRMARESEIGDRQMDKLVKVWKTGGDEQWVLIHADIQGDRQEQFESRMYTYQYRAYDLKKMVVVGLAILTDESPGWRPVAFRRTLWGSEVCYRFNTVKLLDYQNDLAALELSDNPFAVVVLAHLKAKETRTEPEARYQAKWRLMRTLYQRGFSRNRIIDLFTFVDWVLALTDAFEERFWDELKQFEESRKMPYITSVERIGQKRGRLEGRLEGKLEGKAEALIALLQRRFGSDAESVRSRVTGAEAQDLEIWLDRILEADSLHGVFQ
- the plsY gene encoding glycerol-3-phosphate 1-O-acyltransferase PlsY, whose product is MNTQDVLFLVAIYLLGAVPFGLIVARFAGVGDLRAQGSGNIGATNVLRVAGRKAGALVLFLDMGKGALAAGIAIPLFGSDSWQTAATVVCAFLGHLYPVYLRFKGGKGVAVALGGLLAWTPLPGLLMVLTWLGMAKLARISSLSALSAFVVGPLSLFWLPAPPLAPAIHGLVTLLVFWRHRDNIRRLLAGTEPRIGKKNPGS